In Haliscomenobacter hydrossis DSM 1100, the DNA window TATTAAACACCATAGTTGAAAAATGAAAAGAGATCTTAATAGTATAGTAAATGATTATATCATTAAATCTGATTATCGGGCGTTAATAGTCGAAACTGAAGAAATCATCAAAGAGAACCCCAAAAGTATAATCGAGCTAATTGATTTACTGAATAATCAAGAAGTAGAGTTTGAATGGAAACGAAATCAGATTCGAGAAAGATTTTTATATTATTTATCCTTACTTGAGGACGATACTCAGATAAAAGTCACATATGAGGTTGCAAGGAGATATTTAGAACAAATAGACATTAAAGAGCTTGCAGATAAATTATGTTTTTTTGTTTCTCAAGATAAACTTCTTAACCAGATAATTAAGACAAAGTCCGAAAAAAGATTAGAGCAGTTTAATCGACTTTTGATTAATGAACTGCTACTTAGGGGGAAATCCTTTAGCGAAGACGAAAAGAAAATAATCATTGATAGTTTTTCAGACTTTGACTTTAATTGGATGGGCTTGGAATTAGAAAAAATTGAAATGGGATTGCCATTAAGGAGCTATATTCAGGGCGGTGGCGGAAGTTCAGGGATTATTTTCGGACTCCAATCAGAAGAAAAATTTCCATATTCATTTTCGGATTTCAGTAGCATAGTTTTAAACAAAAACACCAATACAGAACTAAATGTCTTAGCTTCTATGATAGCTAAAGAATACATTCGCCTTGTTGAATTTGGTGATTTTGAGTGTTTTGAAGAAGATATTCATGATTTGGAGGCAGAAATTATATGCCAATTGAACTATGCAGAGAATTTATCTGAGGATCTCAAAATTACTTTTAGAGGTATAAATGCTAGGGATGTTTACAAGTACCTTTTCAATATGGCTTTATTTGGAGGCGCATACGAACGTGGCGAATATGGAGCTACAAGTAGGATTAATTCTTGGAAAGTCATAAGTGGTTTAATACAGAAAAATTATTTTGAAAGCAATAAAACTGACATTTTGAAAGGAATGAACGAGTTTGTTTGGACTGAATTTAATTGTGAGAACAATTGGTTCGCAAATGAATGGATCGATTTAGGAATCATAGGAATCAACCATTTAGAAAAAAAATATGCAGTGATAGTAATATCTGATACAGATTAAGCTTCGATGCCCAATATGAGATGAGAAAGGCCTGCGTCTCTTGATGATCAACCTACCTCAAGTTTCCTAAAAAAACCAGGACTCAGCTTCCGTCTTCCTCCGCCGGGAAATTGGAATTTCAACCTTATTTTTCAAAACAAAATGATCCCCTTTTAATGCCTCGATATGGGATTTATTCACCAGATACGAACGATGGCTTCTGAAAAAACTTTTGTCAAGGAGTATGTCTTCAAAGTAGGCTAAATTTTTTGATGACAACTCGCGCGAGCCGTTTGATAAATGAATATAACTGTAATTGCGCTCTCCTTCAATATGTGTAATTTGTTTTAAGGGCAATCTCAATGTCCCATTTTGCTTTGGCAATACCAGTTTTTGATTTTCAACCGATTGTACTTCAAGATTAGACAAGGCATGCTTCACTTCCATCCCATTATTGGCAGACTTCAGCAAACGTTTTATCGCTTCGTCCAATTCACTTTCTTCAACTGGTTTAACCAAATAGTCCAGGGCGTTGAATCGAAATGCCTTGATCGCATAGTGGCTGTGCGAGGTGGTGAAGATGGTTTGGAAATTGATGGTATCCACCTGTTGAAGCAATTCAAAACCCGTCATATCAGGCAATTCAACGTCTAAAAAAACAACGTTAGGTTTTTTGGAAGCAATTAACTGTAGTGCCTCATCCCCGGTATTGGCAATGGCTAAAACAGCAATAGCGCTTGCATGTTGCACGAGCAAATCATGCAAAACCGTTGCCATAAAGGCATTGTCTTCTACGATGAGGGCTTTTAATGGTTTTTGTGAGATCATAGTTGTTAGCAAAGATCATGCTACTGGGTATTTTTATTTCACACAGATTTCACGCAGATTAAACCACAGATTTCACGCAGAAAAATCTGTGTAAAATCTGTGAAAAAATCTGTGTAGCATCTGCGTGAAATGAAAATCGTCCAGTAGCGTGAGCAAAGATATGCTGGATTATTTCATAGGACCAGCAAACCGTTCGATCATTTTATTTACCTTCTGATAACTCAAACGTAGTGCTTACCAACCGGATACCCTACTTTTGGTGAACACTAATTGACCAGCGATGAATTTAAGTAAAATTTTATTGTCCCTTTTGTTGCTTTTGGCTGGGGCACATTTATGCCCAGCTCAAAAGAACGTACAGGATAGCAGATCCATAGATTCTATAGCTGAAAAAACTACCCTGCCACGAGGTTTTAAAACCCGGCAACAATTGCTTTCAACCATCGCCAAGGCGATAGAAAACAAAGCCTATGATGCAGCCATTTCCCAAACCAGGCAGGTAGTGGCGGCTGCCATATCAAATAAGGACACGGCCAACCTGCGGGATGCCTATAGATTGCTCTCAAAAGTTTATCACTTGAAGGGAGACGCGAAACAACGAGACCAATATGAGCTGCTTATTCAAAAAATGGCCCTTGCCTATGGCTATCACCTGGATGAAGGGCTGCGATTTTTAAAAAATAAGCAAGATCCTCATTCCACTCAAGCGCACACCTATATCTACGATGAACTACAGCTCCTGGAGGATAGAACAGGTAAATTAACCTTCGATGAAATCAGCTCCCCCGCATTTCAAGCCAGGTACAAAAACAATTTCACCCTTGAACCTGGAAATGAATTGTATAAGCTAAGAGCGTCGGATGCCAGTTATACTGTTTCGAAGACCTTGTTTAATCAGGATGCCGTGTATTGGGTTAAGTTGAAAGTAGTGGGCAGCAATACAAAGCAGGGTCATTATTTGTTTCTGATCGGGAGAAACTGGGGAGCAAGCTGGGACAAGGTAGATTTATACGTATCATCAAAAGGCAAAGCAACGGAGCATTATAAATTTGGGCTGGCACTTTCGCCAAAAGAAAAAGATTTTAAATATGGCGCCAATTTTTTTGAATTGGCATTAGAAAAAAACGAGGTTAAAACATTGTACATTAGACTAGAAGGTGCAAGAAAAAACAACAATGCCGTTTGGCGCCCAGATCATGTTTGCCTGGTGTTGGCAGATCCCCGATACTTT includes these proteins:
- a CDS encoding DUF6183 family protein; its protein translation is MKRDLNSIVNDYIIKSDYRALIVETEEIIKENPKSIIELIDLLNNQEVEFEWKRNQIRERFLYYLSLLEDDTQIKVTYEVARRYLEQIDIKELADKLCFFVSQDKLLNQIIKTKSEKRLEQFNRLLINELLLRGKSFSEDEKKIIIDSFSDFDFNWMGLELEKIEMGLPLRSYIQGGGGSSGIIFGLQSEEKFPYSFSDFSSIVLNKNTNTELNVLASMIAKEYIRLVEFGDFECFEEDIHDLEAEIICQLNYAENLSEDLKITFRGINARDVYKYLFNMALFGGAYERGEYGATSRINSWKVISGLIQKNYFESNKTDILKGMNEFVWTEFNCENNWFANEWIDLGIIGINHLEKKYAVIVISDTD
- a CDS encoding LytR/AlgR family response regulator transcription factor; the protein is MISQKPLKALIVEDNAFMATVLHDLLVQHASAIAVLAIANTGDEALQLIASKKPNVVFLDVELPDMTGFELLQQVDTINFQTIFTTSHSHYAIKAFRFNALDYLVKPVEESELDEAIKRLLKSANNGMEVKHALSNLEVQSVENQKLVLPKQNGTLRLPLKQITHIEGERNYSYIHLSNGSRELSSKNLAYFEDILLDKSFFRSHRSYLVNKSHIEALKGDHFVLKNKVEIPISRRRKTEAESWFF